Proteins encoded within one genomic window of Cellulomonas xiejunii:
- a CDS encoding DUF805 domain-containing protein, giving the protein MDTVLMRLPALVDPSEGAETATQWTDWLAGGIGLAVLIGAYVIMLIAYVRIIQKAGYSGWWVLVGLVPVLNLVMFLVFAFSTWPVLKENERLRGSGRY; this is encoded by the coding sequence ATGGACACCGTGCTGATGCGTCTTCCGGCGCTCGTCGACCCCTCCGAGGGCGCCGAGACGGCCACGCAGTGGACCGACTGGCTGGCCGGGGGCATCGGGCTGGCCGTCCTCATCGGCGCGTACGTGATCATGCTCATCGCGTACGTGCGCATCATCCAGAAGGCCGGCTACTCCGGGTGGTGGGTGCTGGTGGGCCTCGTGCCCGTGCTCAACCTCGTGATGTTCCTGGTGTTCGCGTTCAGCACGTGGCCCGTGCTGAAGGAGAACGAGCGGCTGCGGGGTTCGGGGCGCTACTGA
- the hisC gene encoding histidinol-phosphate transaminase — MLTAVSRVPLRRAFADLPAYVPGARAAVGAAAYKLSSNENPYPPLPSVVAAIADAAVDVNRYPDMYATELTEAIAQRLGVAAESVVAGTGSVAVLGHVLTAVCEAGDEVVLPWRSFEAYPIAVTLAHAQQVRVPVGPDGRLDLPAMAAAVTERTRVVLVCTPNNPTGPAVRDAELRAFLEAVPRDVLVVLDEAYVEFVRDPDAPDALALLAAHPNVVVLRTFSKAYGLAGLRVGYAVARPRLAAGIRTASTPFGVSHVAQLAALASLRAEGELLARVDAIVTERTRMLAGLRAQGWDVPDSQANFVWLPLGDRAATFAERCGQAGAIVRPFAGDGVRVSVGEREATDIFLEVAAANAPR, encoded by the coding sequence ATGCTGACCGCCGTGAGCCGCGTCCCTCTCCGTCGTGCCTTCGCCGACCTGCCCGCCTACGTGCCGGGTGCGCGTGCCGCCGTCGGGGCCGCCGCGTACAAGCTGTCGTCCAACGAGAACCCGTACCCGCCGCTGCCGTCGGTGGTCGCGGCGATCGCCGACGCGGCCGTGGACGTCAACCGCTACCCGGACATGTACGCCACCGAGCTGACCGAGGCGATCGCCCAGCGCCTGGGGGTCGCCGCGGAGTCCGTGGTCGCGGGCACCGGGTCGGTCGCCGTGCTCGGGCACGTGCTGACCGCGGTGTGCGAGGCGGGCGACGAGGTCGTGCTGCCGTGGCGGTCGTTCGAGGCGTACCCGATCGCCGTCACCCTCGCGCACGCCCAGCAGGTCCGCGTCCCCGTCGGGCCGGACGGGCGTCTCGACCTGCCGGCGATGGCCGCCGCGGTCACCGAGCGCACCCGCGTCGTCCTCGTCTGCACGCCCAACAACCCGACCGGTCCGGCCGTGCGCGACGCCGAGCTGCGGGCGTTCCTGGAGGCCGTGCCACGCGACGTGCTCGTCGTGCTCGACGAGGCGTACGTCGAGTTCGTCCGCGACCCCGACGCGCCGGATGCGCTCGCCCTGCTGGCGGCGCACCCCAACGTCGTGGTCCTGCGCACCTTCTCCAAGGCGTACGGGCTGGCGGGGCTGCGGGTCGGCTACGCGGTCGCGCGGCCCCGGCTGGCGGCGGGCATCCGGACGGCGTCGACACCGTTCGGCGTCTCGCACGTCGCGCAGCTGGCCGCGCTCGCGTCGCTGCGCGCGGAGGGCGAGCTGCTCGCGCGCGTCGACGCGATCGTCACGGAGCGCACCCGCATGCTCGCCGGGCTGCGTGCCCAGGGCTGGGACGTGCCGGACAGCCAGGCGAACTTCGTGTGGCTGCCGCTCGGGGACCGGGCGGCGACCTTCGCGGAGCGCTGCGGTCAGGCCGGGGCGATCGTGCGGCCGTTCGCGGGTGACGGCGTCCGGGTCAGCGTGGGCGAGCGTGAGGCCACGGACATCTTCCTCGAGGTCGCGGCGGCGAACGCACCGCGCTGA
- a CDS encoding phage holin family protein, which translates to MGFVVRVLVSGVAIWLASLILPGLEIIGGQTTAGRIGVILLIALVFGIVNAIVKPVVALLSIPLYILTLGLFTLVVNALMLMLTSWITEQTDWGLRIDNFGTAVIGALIVSIVSFVLSSAMSDD; encoded by the coding sequence ATGGGATTCGTCGTGCGAGTTCTCGTCAGCGGGGTCGCCATCTGGCTGGCGTCGCTGATCCTGCCCGGTCTGGAGATCATCGGCGGGCAGACTACAGCAGGCAGGATCGGCGTGATCCTGCTCATCGCGCTGGTGTTCGGCATCGTCAACGCCATCGTCAAGCCGGTCGTCGCGCTCCTGTCGATCCCGCTGTACATCCTCACGCTCGGTCTGTTCACGCTGGTCGTCAACGCGCTGATGCTGATGCTGACGTCGTGGATCACGGAGCAGACCGACTGGGGCCTGCGGATCGACAACTTCGGTACAGCGGTGATCGGTGCGCTCATCGTGTCGATCGTCAGCTTCGTGCTGTCGTCGGCGATGTCGGACGACTGA
- a CDS encoding DUF58 domain-containing protein, giving the protein MSVPEPPPARPPTWEPDRRPDVAAGVAAGPWTPALSVTCASAACLVLVVVGVLAARPDVAVLGAAPLVLAVRALRARPTGAVDVRFEAGDDEDDLDVRGRAGRLQATLVVDGPGRWAAVTTTRQGRPGADVLVHAVGPRRLPVVARTVRTGPQEVATADVQGVGPDGVSVAEPTPAVTRSTVVLPATTPLLDLPLPRRLRGLTGPHESRRPGEGGGLRDVHPWVPGDRLRRIDWRVTARRSPDLSELYVRREHAQAEAVVVLVVDSRDDVGPDPRTWRGSVAPRPQDATSLDRARQAAASLARAYLEGGDRVGLDDLGVRRRPVPPGGGRRQLDRIRHTLALTAPEGQPAARLRPPRLPSGALVVVFSTFLDDESAAVAARWRNAGHRVVAVDVLPRLRVSGLYDRERLALRMMTLTREDRMAELADQDVELVTWRDEPAVTLRVLARRAQRHAGAGVPR; this is encoded by the coding sequence GTGAGCGTCCCCGAGCCGCCCCCGGCGCGCCCGCCCACGTGGGAGCCCGACCGGCGTCCCGACGTGGCGGCGGGCGTGGCCGCCGGGCCGTGGACGCCCGCGCTGTCCGTGACGTGCGCGTCGGCCGCGTGCCTGGTCCTCGTGGTGGTCGGCGTGCTGGCGGCGCGGCCGGACGTCGCGGTCCTGGGCGCCGCGCCGCTGGTGCTCGCGGTGCGGGCGCTGCGCGCGCGTCCCACAGGTGCGGTGGACGTGAGGTTCGAGGCGGGCGACGACGAGGACGACCTGGACGTGCGGGGTCGCGCCGGACGTCTCCAGGCGACGCTCGTCGTCGACGGGCCCGGGCGGTGGGCGGCGGTCACGACCACCCGCCAGGGCCGACCGGGCGCCGACGTGCTCGTGCACGCCGTCGGGCCGCGTCGGCTCCCCGTCGTCGCGCGCACCGTGCGCACCGGGCCGCAGGAGGTCGCGACGGCCGACGTGCAGGGCGTCGGGCCGGACGGTGTGTCCGTCGCCGAGCCGACCCCGGCCGTGACCCGCTCGACCGTCGTGCTGCCCGCCACGACCCCGCTGCTCGACCTGCCGTTGCCCCGACGGCTGCGCGGCCTGACCGGGCCGCACGAGTCGCGCCGTCCCGGTGAGGGCGGCGGGCTGCGCGACGTGCACCCCTGGGTCCCCGGGGACCGGCTGCGGCGCATCGACTGGCGCGTCACCGCCCGCCGCTCCCCGGACCTGTCCGAGCTGTACGTGCGCCGCGAGCACGCGCAGGCCGAGGCGGTCGTCGTGCTCGTCGTGGACTCCCGCGACGACGTCGGTCCCGACCCGCGCACGTGGCGCGGGTCCGTCGCGCCGCGCCCGCAGGACGCCACGTCGCTGGACCGCGCCCGGCAGGCCGCCGCGTCGCTGGCCCGCGCGTACCTCGAGGGCGGGGACCGCGTCGGCCTGGACGACCTGGGCGTGCGGCGCCGCCCGGTGCCGCCCGGCGGGGGGCGCCGGCAGCTCGACCGCATCCGGCACACGCTCGCGCTCACGGCACCGGAGGGTCAGCCCGCCGCGCGGCTGCGGCCCCCGCGGCTGCCGTCGGGCGCGCTGGTGGTCGTGTTCTCGACGTTCCTCGACGACGAGTCGGCGGCCGTCGCCGCACGCTGGCGCAACGCCGGGCACCGCGTCGTGGCCGTCGACGTGCTGCCGCGGCTGCGCGTCTCGGGCCTGTACGACCGGGAGCGGCTCGCACTGCGGATGATGACGCTGACACGGGAGGACCGCATGGCCGAGCTCGCCGACCAGGACGTCGAGCTCGTGACGTGGCGCGACGAGCCCGCGGTCACGCTGCGCGTGCTCGCGCGGCGCGCCCAGCGGCACGCCGGGGCGGGGGTGCCGCGATGA
- a CDS encoding AAA family ATPase — MTTTPETLPVAEVQRSGRAVLDEVATAVVGMAEPLRIALAALLAGGHVLFEDVPGLGKTLAARSLATALGLDFRRIQCTPDLLPSDVTGSSVFDPTTSTFDFRPGPVFTGLLLADEINRTAPKTQSALLEAMAERQVSVDGTTHLLPAPFHVVATSNPVEYEGTYPLPEAQLDRFMVRLAVGYPERASEVDVLARRLARRQEGASVRQVVDAQTLLAMQAGVEAVAVDGDVLAYCVDLAAATRAHRAVEVGASPRGSQALVLVARALAVLDGRDFVAPEDVKAVAAPALAHRLSLTPQAWAAGLAPEAVVREVLAQVAGPTTARRA, encoded by the coding sequence ATGACGACGACCCCCGAGACGCTGCCCGTCGCCGAGGTCCAGCGCAGCGGCCGTGCCGTGCTCGACGAGGTCGCCACGGCGGTCGTCGGCATGGCGGAACCCCTGCGGATCGCGCTCGCGGCGCTGCTGGCCGGCGGGCACGTGCTGTTCGAGGACGTGCCCGGGCTGGGCAAGACGCTCGCCGCGCGCAGCCTGGCCACGGCGCTGGGCCTGGACTTCCGGCGCATCCAGTGCACGCCGGACCTGCTGCCGTCGGACGTCACGGGCTCCAGCGTGTTCGACCCCACGACCTCCACGTTCGACTTCCGACCCGGTCCCGTCTTCACGGGCCTGCTGCTCGCCGACGAGATCAACCGCACCGCCCCCAAGACGCAGTCCGCGCTGCTCGAGGCCATGGCCGAGCGGCAGGTCAGCGTCGACGGGACCACGCACCTGCTGCCCGCGCCGTTCCACGTCGTCGCCACCTCGAACCCTGTGGAGTACGAGGGCACGTACCCGCTGCCCGAGGCGCAGCTCGACCGCTTCATGGTGCGCCTGGCCGTGGGGTACCCCGAGCGCGCGTCGGAGGTCGACGTGCTGGCACGGCGTCTCGCGCGGCGGCAGGAGGGCGCGTCCGTGCGGCAGGTCGTGGACGCGCAGACGCTGCTGGCGATGCAGGCGGGCGTCGAGGCCGTCGCCGTCGACGGTGACGTGCTCGCGTACTGCGTGGACCTCGCCGCGGCGACGCGCGCGCACCGCGCCGTGGAGGTCGGGGCGTCGCCGCGCGGGTCGCAGGCCCTCGTCCTCGTCGCCCGGGCGCTCGCGGTGCTCGACGGGCGCGACTTCGTGGCCCCGGAGGACGTCAAGGCCGTCGCCGCGCCCGCGCTCGCGCACCGGCTGTCCCTGACGCCGCAGGCGTGGGCCGCGGGCCTGGCACCCGAGGCGGTCGTGCGGGAGGTGCTCGCGCAGGTCGCCGGGCCGACGACGGCACGTCGCGCGTGA
- a CDS encoding DUF4129 domain-containing protein — translation MPARRTSVATVLAALLVVVGVLAAALSGPVSLEARPDDLPTWTAPPAPTITTSQTVPPSEGEPGELPPIPPWAVWLVRVVQVLVVLAVLTALALLLRHAARGWRGDRRDDREDDVPPGDETGDELSDTAVAVLREGVRAATRALEDDVPPGDAVIAAWVAVERAAARTGVVRDPAETASELAVRVLGATRADPSATRELLALYLGARFGTRGVDADDVRLARDLLTVVAHGLVPRTDAGAADAPAADADRDGGTPGADDGSAS, via the coding sequence GTGCCGGCACGCCGTACCAGCGTGGCCACGGTCCTGGCCGCCCTGCTGGTGGTGGTGGGCGTGCTCGCCGCGGCGCTGAGCGGGCCGGTGTCCCTCGAGGCGCGACCGGACGACCTGCCGACGTGGACCGCACCGCCCGCGCCGACCATCACCACGTCCCAGACCGTCCCCCCGTCCGAGGGGGAGCCGGGGGAGCTGCCGCCGATCCCGCCCTGGGCCGTCTGGCTCGTGCGGGTGGTGCAGGTGCTCGTCGTGCTCGCCGTCCTGACGGCGCTCGCGCTGCTGCTGCGCCACGCGGCCCGCGGCTGGCGCGGCGACCGCCGCGACGACCGCGAGGACGACGTGCCGCCCGGTGACGAGACGGGCGACGAGCTGAGCGACACGGCGGTCGCCGTCCTGCGCGAGGGCGTCCGCGCCGCGACGCGCGCGCTGGAGGACGACGTCCCCCCGGGGGACGCCGTGATCGCGGCCTGGGTCGCGGTGGAGCGCGCGGCGGCACGCACGGGCGTCGTCCGCGACCCGGCGGAGACGGCCAGCGAGCTCGCCGTGCGGGTGCTCGGCGCCACGCGCGCCGACCCGTCGGCGACCCGCGAGCTGCTGGCCCTGTACCTCGGGGCCCGGTTCGGTACACGCGGCGTCGACGCCGACGACGTCCGGCTGGCGCGCGACCTGCTGACGGTCGTCGCACACGGGCTCGTGCCACGCACCGACGCGGGCGCGGCCGACGCACCTGCGGCCGACGCCGACCGGGACGGCGGGACGCCCGGCGCCGACGACGGGAGCGCGTCGTGA
- a CDS encoding M15 family metallopeptidase, with amino-acid sequence MGRRRGTTVTLVGLALAVTTVCAGGGAAAAPATGATSALAAAAAVPDGHAHPRPPRPRPHPPKPPKPPKPPAYRATVSPITPRLAERMAASWRPGCPVPLEDLRYVRVSHHDMRGKVVQGELVVHADVADGIVEVFRDLFDARFPIASMRLVDDFGADDDASMAADNTSAFNCRAVTGGTGWSEHSYGRAIDVNPIENPYVRDSLVLPPAGVAFVDRPDAPGVIHDGDVVVTAFAEQGWYWGGYWTRPIDYQHFSTTNR; translated from the coding sequence ATGGGACGACGCAGAGGGACGACAGTGACGCTGGTGGGGCTCGCGCTCGCCGTGACGACCGTGTGCGCGGGCGGGGGCGCTGCCGCTGCGCCCGCGACGGGAGCGACGTCGGCCCTCGCGGCCGCAGCGGCCGTGCCGGACGGGCACGCCCACCCGCGCCCGCCGCGTCCCCGTCCTCACCCGCCCAAGCCCCCCAAGCCGCCGAAGCCGCCCGCGTACCGGGCGACCGTCTCCCCCATCACGCCACGCCTCGCCGAGCGCATGGCGGCGTCGTGGCGCCCGGGCTGCCCGGTGCCGCTGGAGGACCTGCGCTACGTGCGCGTCAGCCACCACGACATGCGCGGCAAGGTCGTGCAGGGCGAGCTCGTCGTGCACGCGGACGTCGCCGACGGCATCGTCGAGGTCTTCCGCGACCTGTTCGACGCGCGGTTCCCGATCGCCTCGATGCGACTCGTCGACGACTTCGGCGCCGACGACGACGCGTCGATGGCCGCGGACAACACCTCGGCCTTCAACTGCCGCGCGGTCACGGGCGGCACGGGCTGGTCCGAGCACTCCTACGGGCGCGCGATCGACGTCAACCCGATCGAGAACCCGTACGTCCGGGACAGCCTGGTGCTGCCGCCCGCGGGGGTCGCGTTCGTCGACCGCCCCGACGCCCCGGGCGTCATCCACGACGGGGACGTCGTCGTCACCGCCTTCGCGGAGCAGGGCTGGTACTGGGGCGGCTACTGGACCCGCCCGATCGACTACCAGCACTTCTCGACGACGAACCGCTGA
- a CDS encoding DUF2804 family protein, translating into MITPWGDALDVDAPLPEHPRPQLVRDSYVTLNGRWDHAFTSADAPAPDRWGGPIVVPFSPEAPLSGVGRTLQPDEALWYRRTVTLPAGFVRDRVLLHLGAVDQDAQVSVDGSDVGGHRGGYLPFTLDVTDALVGDEHEVVVRVRDVTDTSYRSRGKQKLAPGGIWYTAQSGIWQTVWLESVPALWVDRLVLTPHLAEREVEVTVVAGGGAGEAEVVVSADGREVVRRTVPTDVPTRLPMGDVRPWSPDDPYLYDVEVRLGDDRVISYVGMRSFGVGPDAHGRTRLLLNGEPYLHAGLLDQGYWPDGLYTPPSDEAMVHDIRTAKDLGFTMLRKHIKIEPLRWYHHCDRLGMLVWQDMVNGGRTYHPAVVTAPVVTPLRLDDSRYRVFARQDVEGREEFLAEADATVELLRSVPSVAVWVPFNEGWGQFDAAAVAARVTALDPTRPVDHASGWHDQGAGDLVSRHVYFRPYRLSRTDAADARAAVLSEYGGYSHRVAGHTWSEQEFGYRRYRDRGAFERAFLRLQHAQVGPAVDDGLAAFVYTQLADVEEETNGLQTYDRRIVKLDADAVRTSNRRLRARHDAAAGVRAAAPLAVTEREITAPVSLTLPDGRLNPDAVGWTRTPLVTTDGIGRGARGLGRNKRWEYWAVTTPTHVVALVVSAIDYAAVHGIWVLDRTTRQAVAHDAIGVLTGSATLPGTLGGGKVRASTRAVKIAIDEVPGGTRLRARGERVRVDVVAHRPDGHESLGVVVPWTDTLFQYTVKDVARPATGTVWVDGVASDVPAGESWATLDHGRGRWPYDVRWNWGAGSGRTDGRVIGLQVGGQWTDGTGSVENSLVVDGRLTKISEELVWEYDRDDWLAPWHVTGTDVELTLTPFHLKQSVTDLTVFAARTSQCFGHWEGRVRDSTGTWVPVRDVVGWAEDVHNRW; encoded by the coding sequence GTGATCACCCCCTGGGGCGACGCCCTGGACGTCGACGCCCCGCTGCCGGAGCACCCGCGCCCGCAGCTCGTGCGCGACTCGTACGTCACCCTCAACGGCCGGTGGGACCACGCGTTCACGTCCGCCGACGCGCCCGCCCCCGACCGCTGGGGCGGCCCGATCGTCGTGCCGTTCTCGCCCGAGGCGCCGCTGTCGGGCGTCGGCCGCACGCTGCAGCCGGACGAGGCGCTGTGGTACCGGCGCACCGTCACCCTCCCCGCGGGGTTCGTGCGCGACCGCGTCCTGCTCCACCTCGGCGCGGTCGACCAGGACGCGCAGGTGTCGGTCGACGGCAGCGACGTCGGCGGGCACCGCGGCGGGTACCTGCCGTTCACGCTCGACGTGACGGACGCCCTGGTCGGCGACGAGCACGAGGTCGTGGTGCGCGTCCGCGACGTCACGGACACCTCGTACCGCAGCCGCGGCAAGCAGAAGCTCGCGCCCGGCGGCATCTGGTACACCGCGCAGTCGGGCATCTGGCAGACGGTGTGGTTGGAGTCGGTGCCGGCGCTGTGGGTCGACAGGCTCGTCCTGACGCCGCACCTCGCGGAGCGCGAGGTCGAGGTGACGGTCGTCGCGGGCGGCGGCGCGGGGGAGGCGGAGGTCGTCGTGTCCGCCGACGGGCGCGAGGTCGTGCGCCGCACGGTCCCGACGGACGTGCCGACGCGGCTGCCGATGGGCGACGTCCGCCCGTGGAGCCCCGACGACCCCTACCTGTACGACGTCGAGGTGCGCCTCGGCGACGACCGCGTGATCAGCTACGTCGGGATGCGCTCGTTCGGCGTCGGCCCCGACGCGCACGGCCGCACGCGCCTGCTGCTCAACGGCGAGCCGTACCTGCACGCCGGGCTGCTCGACCAGGGGTACTGGCCCGACGGCCTGTACACCCCGCCGTCCGACGAGGCGATGGTCCACGACATCCGGACCGCCAAGGACCTCGGCTTCACGATGCTGCGCAAGCACATCAAGATCGAGCCGCTGCGCTGGTACCACCACTGCGACCGCCTCGGCATGCTGGTGTGGCAGGACATGGTCAACGGCGGCCGGACCTACCACCCGGCCGTCGTCACCGCGCCCGTCGTCACACCGCTGCGCCTCGACGACTCCCGGTACCGCGTGTTCGCCCGGCAGGACGTCGAGGGTCGCGAGGAGTTCCTCGCGGAGGCCGACGCGACCGTCGAGCTGCTGCGCAGCGTGCCGTCCGTCGCGGTGTGGGTGCCGTTCAACGAGGGCTGGGGGCAGTTCGACGCCGCCGCCGTCGCGGCCCGCGTCACCGCGCTCGACCCGACGCGGCCCGTCGACCACGCGTCCGGCTGGCACGACCAGGGCGCGGGCGACCTCGTCAGCCGGCACGTCTACTTCCGGCCCTACCGGCTGTCACGCACCGACGCCGCCGACGCGCGCGCCGCCGTCCTGTCGGAGTACGGCGGCTACTCGCACCGCGTGGCCGGGCACACGTGGTCCGAGCAGGAGTTCGGGTACCGGCGCTACCGCGACCGCGGGGCCTTCGAGCGCGCGTTCCTGCGGCTGCAGCACGCGCAGGTCGGCCCGGCCGTCGACGACGGGCTCGCGGCGTTCGTGTACACCCAGCTCGCGGACGTCGAGGAGGAGACCAACGGCCTGCAGACGTACGACCGGCGGATCGTGAAGCTCGACGCCGACGCCGTCCGCACCTCGAACCGGCGGCTGCGCGCCCGGCACGACGCGGCCGCCGGCGTCCGTGCCGCGGCGCCGCTGGCCGTGACCGAGCGCGAGATCACCGCACCGGTGAGCCTCACGCTGCCCGACGGCCGCCTCAACCCCGACGCGGTCGGCTGGACCCGCACCCCGCTGGTCACCACCGACGGCATCGGCCGCGGCGCCCGCGGGCTCGGACGCAACAAGCGGTGGGAGTACTGGGCGGTCACCACGCCGACGCACGTCGTCGCCCTCGTCGTCTCCGCGATCGACTACGCGGCCGTGCACGGCATCTGGGTGCTCGACCGCACGACCAGGCAGGCGGTCGCGCACGACGCGATCGGCGTGCTCACCGGATCCGCGACGCTGCCCGGCACCCTTGGGGGCGGCAAGGTCCGCGCGAGCACGCGCGCCGTGAAGATCGCGATCGACGAGGTGCCCGGCGGCACGCGGCTGCGGGCCCGCGGCGAGCGCGTGCGGGTCGACGTCGTCGCGCACCGGCCCGACGGGCACGAGTCCCTCGGGGTCGTCGTGCCGTGGACCGACACGCTGTTCCAGTACACGGTGAAGGACGTGGCCCGCCCTGCGACCGGCACGGTGTGGGTCGACGGCGTCGCGTCCGACGTGCCCGCGGGCGAGTCGTGGGCGACGCTCGACCACGGCCGCGGCCGCTGGCCCTACGACGTGCGCTGGAACTGGGGCGCCGGGTCGGGACGCACCGACGGACGCGTCATCGGCCTGCAGGTCGGCGGGCAGTGGACGGACGGCACGGGGTCGGTCGAGAACTCCCTCGTGGTCGACGGGCGCCTGACGAAGATCAGCGAGGAGCTGGTCTGGGAGTACGACCGCGACGACTGGCTCGCGCCGTGGCACGTGACCGGCACCGACGTCGAGCTCACGCTCACGCCGTTCCACCTCAAGCAGTCGGTCACCGACCTCACGGTCTTCGCGGCGCGCACGTCGCAGTGCTTCGGGCACTGGGAGGGCCGCGTGCGGGACTCGACCGGCACGTGGGTGCCGGTGCGGGACGTCGTCGGGTGGGCGGAGGACGTGCACAACCGCTGGTGA
- a CDS encoding MFS transporter, which translates to MQRSHVDRRLWVWVVLLGLTGQLAWTVENMYLNVFVHDTITGSATVLAVIVATSAVAATLATLLAGAYSDRTGRRRELIAGGYVLWGACTAAFGVVGVDTAASLAPALDAVVVAVVAIVLLDCVMSVLGATANDAAFNAWVTDSTDETNRGRVDGVLATLPLLAMLLVFGALDPLTRDGRWSVFFAVVGGVTAVVGVVAWFGLRAPRVPRPGGTYLASVVHGLRPGTVRAHPRLYVALAAWAVLGTSTQVFMPFLIIYVQRYLQIDGYAVVLASVLLGAAVVSVLGGRVLDRVGPHRAILPVVGVYAAGLLLMFPARGMLAVIGAGIVMMSGFMLGVAAISATVRNLTPPDRAGQVQGLRMVAAVLIPMVVGPFLGAAVITGADETYVDLGVVKQVPTPWVFLAAAVVVAFVVIPARRLARADRTQDVEVVP; encoded by the coding sequence GTGCAACGGAGCCACGTGGACCGTCGCCTGTGGGTCTGGGTGGTCCTGCTGGGGCTGACCGGACAGCTGGCGTGGACGGTCGAGAACATGTACCTCAACGTCTTCGTCCACGACACGATCACCGGCTCGGCGACGGTGCTGGCGGTCATCGTCGCGACGAGCGCGGTCGCGGCCACGCTCGCGACGCTGCTCGCGGGCGCGTACTCGGACCGCACGGGCCGGCGGCGCGAGCTCATCGCGGGCGGGTACGTGCTGTGGGGCGCGTGCACGGCGGCGTTCGGGGTCGTGGGCGTCGACACGGCCGCCTCCCTGGCGCCGGCGCTCGACGCCGTGGTGGTCGCGGTCGTCGCGATCGTCCTGCTGGACTGCGTCATGAGCGTGCTCGGCGCGACGGCCAACGACGCGGCGTTCAACGCGTGGGTCACCGACTCGACCGACGAGACCAACCGGGGGCGCGTCGACGGCGTGCTGGCCACCCTGCCGCTGCTGGCGATGCTGCTGGTCTTCGGGGCGCTCGACCCGCTGACGCGCGACGGTCGCTGGTCCGTGTTCTTCGCGGTGGTCGGCGGCGTGACGGCGGTGGTCGGCGTCGTGGCGTGGTTCGGGCTGCGGGCGCCGCGGGTGCCGCGCCCCGGGGGCACGTACCTGGCGTCGGTCGTGCACGGGCTGCGGCCCGGCACGGTGCGCGCGCACCCCCGGCTGTACGTCGCGCTGGCGGCGTGGGCGGTGCTCGGGACCAGCACGCAGGTGTTCATGCCGTTCCTCATCATCTACGTGCAGCGGTACCTCCAGATCGACGGGTACGCGGTGGTGCTGGCGTCGGTGCTGCTGGGTGCCGCGGTCGTCAGCGTCCTCGGCGGCCGCGTGCTCGACCGCGTCGGCCCGCACCGCGCGATCCTGCCCGTCGTCGGGGTGTACGCGGCGGGGCTGCTGCTGATGTTCCCGGCGCGCGGCATGCTCGCCGTCATCGGCGCGGGGATCGTCATGATGTCGGGCTTCATGCTGGGCGTCGCCGCGATCTCCGCGACCGTGCGCAACCTGACGCCGCCGGACCGCGCGGGCCAGGTGCAGGGCCTGCGCATGGTGGCGGCGGTGCTGATCCCCATGGTCGTCGGCCCGTTCCTGGGTGCGGCCGTCATCACGGGCGCGGACGAGACGTACGTCGACCTGGGCGTGGTCAAGCAGGTCCCGACGCCGTGGGTGTTCCTCGCGGCGGCCGTCGTCGTGGCGTTCGTCGTGATCCCGGCGCGGCGCCTCGCCCGCGCCGACCGGACGCAGGACGTGGAGGTCGTGCCGTGA